Proteins from a single region of Juglans microcarpa x Juglans regia isolate MS1-56 chromosome 5S, Jm3101_v1.0, whole genome shotgun sequence:
- the LOC121267141 gene encoding uncharacterized protein LOC121267141 — protein sequence MSIENTIVRFNGKNFPTWEFQFKIFLKGKELSNHIDNSAKIPTDEKEFVQWEVKDAKVISWLLGTIESHLVTNLRCFTTAQAMWDYLHRIYHQDHSARKFQLELEISNYDQGNLPIAQFYSGFINIWCEYSAIVHTKVPITALAALQAVHAESQRDQFLMKLRPEFEPVRAGLLNRNPVPSLDICLGDLLREEQRLSTQIGMTSEKVFSDTVNVAYAAQGRGRNKLQCFSCKEFGHIARNCPKKVCNYCKKEGHLIKDFQVRPQNRQSQAFQAAVQSSSSSSAPPTVSSDSSVLTPAMVQQMIVCFYDFRPARYGY from the coding sequence ATGTCTATTGAAAATACTATTGTTCGCTTTAATGGAAAGAATTTTCCTACGTGGGAATTTCAGTTTAAGatatttttgaaaggaaaagaattatcaaatcatattgataaTTCTGCTAAAATTCCCActgatgaaaaagaatttgttcaatgggaggtcaaggatgccAAGGTAATCTCTTGGCTATTGGGGACGATTGAGTCTCACCTTGTGACCAATCTTCGATGTTTTACTACGGCTCAGGCTATGTGGGATTATCTTCACCGCATTTACCACCAAGATCATAGTGCTCGGAAGTTCCAATTAGAATTGGAAATTAGTAATTATGATCAAGGCAATTTACCTATCGCACAATTTTATTCTGGTTTTATTAACATTTGGTGCGAGTATTCTGCCATTGTTCATACTAAGGTTCCCATTACAGCACTCGCGGCTCTTCAAGCAGTTCATGCTGAGAGTCAACGCGATCAGTTTTTAATGAAGCTTCGACCCGAATTTGAGCCCGTTCGAGCTGGTTTGTTGAACCGTAATCCGGTTCCTTCTTTGGATATTTGTTTGGGAGATTTGTTGCGTGAAGAACAGCGGTTATCCACTCAAATAGGTATGACTTCTGAGAAGGTCTTTTCTGACACTGTGAATGTAGCCTATGCAGcacaagggagagggaggaacaaGTTGCAATGTTTCAGTTGCAAGGAATTTGGTCATATTGCTCGCAACTGTCCTAAGAAAGTTTGCAACTACTGCAAGAAAGAAGGTCATCTCATCAAAGATTTTCAAGTACGGCCTCAGAATCGCCAATCCCAAGCTTTTCAGGCTGCTGTacagtcttcttcttcatcttctgcgCCGCCTACTGTAAGCTCTGATTCATCTGTTCTCACACCAGCAATGGTTCAACAAATGATTGTCTGCTTTTACGACTTTAGGCCTGCAAGGTACGGGTACTAA